The following nucleotide sequence is from Psychroflexus torquis ATCC 700755.
ATTCGTTTTTCATTTCCAAATCCTGAAAAGTAAGCATTGGCTTTCTGACTTCTCTTAGAACTGTCGATTACGAAGATATTTTTCAAATTAAAATTCATAGAAGAAGCATAATCTTGGATTTGCGACCTTAGCTCTCCTTCTTCAAGCGGAGTTTGTTTATTAAATAAGGGAACTATAAGTTTAGCGTAGAACATATTCATAAAAAAAGAAAATAACGCAATTAAAATCCAAGCGTACCACCAGAAATCGGGACCCACGGCAGAATAAACTATTAAGATTAGACCTAAGATAATTCCTCCTAAAGTTAATACAATAAAGAGGGACTTAAGCTTATCCAACCAAAATAGGCGCTGAGTAGAGGTATTGAATCCATAGCGCTCTTCGATTTTAAAGGTGAAGTAATAGTCGAATGGAGTACTTATAAGTTCTTCACCCAAAAAGAGGATGAATAAAAAAGAAAGCGAAACTAAAATGGGATTATCAAAAAGACGGTGAGCGATTTCATTAACAAATCCAAAACCTTCCAGGCTTAGAAAGACCAGAATTAAAGTAATAGATAAAATAGACTGGAGAGTACCGAACTTAAATTTATCTTTTTTATAGGCTTGTGACTTTAAGTAGTCCTCTTTGTCGTATAAATTTCTTAAGCCTTCAGGAAGCTGAGCATCAAATCTAGAGGCGTTTAGGCAATCTAGAGTTGTTTCCAGAATGAAATTGAAAACCAGAACACCAACAATGAGATAAAAAATAAATTCTGAGGTCATTTTATAATTTTAAGCAAATTTAATTCATGTGAATTGAATCTAGTCTAGAAATTGATTTTGAATTTTTAGCCAACAGGGTTGCCTTATTCATTAATTGATGCTAAATTTGCTTCATAGCAATGCGAAGATTGTAGATGAGTAAATTGGTAGAAAGCATCAGATTTTTAGAAGATAATTTGAAAAAATTAATCTTTGAACATCAAGGTTTAAAAGTTAAATACAAGACTTTAGTTACCCAATTTGATTCTGAAAGCAATTCTATTTCTGAATTAAATTCGAAAATAGAGATGCTTCAAAAAGAAAATAAAACACTTAGAACAGCCAACGCACTGCTAGGCAGTACCGAGTACAAAAGAGAAACAAAACTAAAAATAAATAGTTTAATTAAAGAAATAGATAATTGCATTATTCAATTGGCTGAATAAAATGGGAGATAAACTAAAAATAAAATTATCGATTGCTGATAGAGTTTATCCGCTCAATATAAGACCTGAACAGGAAGAAGGCTTAAGAAAAGCAGCCAAACGAATAAATGAAGTTATTAAGAAATTTGAACAAGATTATGCAGTAAGAGACAAACAAGATGTCTTGGCGATGAGCGCTTTACAATTTGCTGCTGAAATTGAACAAAATCAATTGTCCTCTACTTCAGAATTACAAGAAGCCGAAACAAAGCTTGTAGAACTGAGTGAGATGATAAAAGAGCAGTTAAACTAACGTTCATTACATAAATCGACACTGCCTGTATTAGTCGTACCTTTTTGATAAACTCAACATTTACTATTTAAAAAGGGTGAGTTTCAGTTGCTAAAGCAAGCCGCCACTTCGGTGCAGCGGATCCTTGATCAGCTGGGTATCCCTAAACCTGTTTACACGGAGTTTTATACAAAACTAGGCTAGTACAGGCTTTTTTTTATATATATAATTATGGATATAACATTTATTATAATAGCAGCTATAGCTGGCCTTATCATAGGATTTTTAATATCAAAAGCCATAGATAGCAAAAGTGCAACAGGGACTGTAAAAACAGCTGAAAAAGAAGCCAATAAACTCTTAAAAGAAGCTGAGAAAGAAGGGGTGAATATCAAAAAAGATAAAATCCTTCAGGCTAAAGAAAAATTTATAGAGCTTAAATCTGAACATGAAAAAGTAATTCTTTCTAGGGATAAGAAAATTAATGAAGCTGAAAAAAGAACGAAAGACAAAGAATCTCAAATTTCTAATGAGCTCTCAAAAACTAAAAAATTAAATGCTGAAGTTGAAGAAAAACTCAAAGATTACTCCTACAGAACTGAATACCTAGAGAAAAGGCAAGAAGAAATTGATACGATTCTACAACGTAAAATCAATCAACTAGAAGTGGTAAGTGGACTTAGCGCTGAAGATGCAAAAGCCCAACTTATGGAATCTCTTAAAGAGACCGCAAAAGCTGAATCGATGCAAATGATTCAAGACACGGTAGAAGAAGCTAAACTCACCGCTCAACAAGAAGCCAAGAAAATTGTCATTAACACTATTCAAAGGGTGGGGACGGAAGAAGCTATAGACAACTGCGTTTCTGTCTTTAACCTTGAGAGCGACGATGTTAAAGGTAGAATTATTGGTCGTGAAGGAAGAAATATTAGGGCAATTGAAGCTGCAACTGGTGTAGAAATAATTGTTGATGATACTCCAGAAGCTATCATTTTATCTTGCTTTGACTCCATACGTCGTGAAATTGCGAGACTCTCTTTACACAAATTGGTAACTGATGGTAGAATTCATCCTGCCAGAATCGAAGAAGTCGTAAAGAAAACAAGAAAGTCGATAGACGAAGAAATTATAGACATAGGGAAACGAACTATTATTGATTTAGGCATACATGGCTTACACCCAGAACTAGTAAAGATGGTAGGCCGAATGAAATATAGATCTTCTTATGGTCAAAATTTACTCCAACACTCTAGAGAAGTGGCTAAGCTTTGTGGCATTATGGCTTCAGAACTTGGGCTTAACCCGAAACTAGCCAAACGTGCTGGTCTTCTTCATGACATTGGTAAAGTACCCGAAACAGAAACAGAACTTCCTCACGCTATATTAGGAATGCAATTGGCAGAAAAATTTGGAGAGAAACCAGAAATTTGTAATGCCATTGGTGCTCACCACGACGAGATAGAAATGACTTCCCTTCTCTCCCCTATTGTACAGGTATGTGATGCCATAAGCGGAGCTAGGCCAGGAGCTAGACGCCAGGTTCTAGACTCTTACGTAAAGCGTCTAAAAGATCTTGAAGAAATTGCCTTCGGATTTGGAGGGGTTA
It contains:
- a CDS encoding cell division protein ZapA; its protein translation is MGDKLKIKLSIADRVYPLNIRPEQEEGLRKAAKRINEVIKKFEQDYAVRDKQDVLAMSALQFAAEIEQNQLSSTSELQEAETKLVELSEMIKEQLN
- a CDS encoding M48 family metallopeptidase — protein: MTSEFIFYLIVGVLVFNFILETTLDCLNASRFDAQLPEGLRNLYDKEDYLKSQAYKKDKFKFGTLQSILSITLILVFLSLEGFGFVNEIAHRLFDNPILVSLSFLFILFLGEELISTPFDYYFTFKIEERYGFNTSTQRLFWLDKLKSLFIVLTLGGIILGLILIVYSAVGPDFWWYAWILIALFSFFMNMFYAKLIVPLFNKQTPLEEGELRSQIQDYASSMNFNLKNIFVIDSSKRSQKANAYFSGFGNEKRITLFDTLIKDLDIKEIVAVLAHEVGHYKKHHIILNLFVSLISSGFMLWLFSFFIEEPVLSQALGIELPSFHVGLVVFSFLYAPISLVTGLLTNHLSRVFEFQADDFASFTYSGDFLSSALKKLSKKSLSNLTPHPAYVFFHFSHPSLKERLKNLKNKS
- the rny gene encoding ribonuclease Y → MDITFIIIAAIAGLIIGFLISKAIDSKSATGTVKTAEKEANKLLKEAEKEGVNIKKDKILQAKEKFIELKSEHEKVILSRDKKINEAEKRTKDKESQISNELSKTKKLNAEVEEKLKDYSYRTEYLEKRQEEIDTILQRKINQLEVVSGLSAEDAKAQLMESLKETAKAESMQMIQDTVEEAKLTAQQEAKKIVINTIQRVGTEEAIDNCVSVFNLESDDVKGRIIGREGRNIRAIEAATGVEIIVDDTPEAIILSCFDSIRREIARLSLHKLVTDGRIHPARIEEVVKKTRKSIDEEIIDIGKRTIIDLGIHGLHPELVKMVGRMKYRSSYGQNLLQHSREVAKLCGIMASELGLNPKLAKRAGLLHDIGKVPETETELPHAILGMQLAEKFGEKPEICNAIGAHHDEIEMTSLLSPIVQVCDAISGARPGARRQVLDSYVKRLKDLEEIAFGFGGVKKAYAIQAGRELRVIVESEKVNDEKASALSFEISQKIQTDMTYPGQVKITVIRETRAINIAK